GGGCGGCGGCGACGGCATCGGCCATATCGGCCGGCATTTCACCGACGGTGAAGTCCTTGCCGCCGTTGCCCCTGTAGGTATAGGCCTTGCCCGTGAGGACGTCGACGACGCCCTTGAAGGAGGCCTCCTGCCCGATGGGGAGAAGAACGGGAAGGGCATTGGCCGTCAGGGCCTCCTGAATGTTCTCGACGGTCTTGCCGAAATCGGCGTTTTCCTTGTCCATCTTGCTGACGAAGAAGACGGTGGGACGGCCGAACTCGTCGGCGAACTCCCAGGCCTTCTCCGTCTGGACCTCGACGCCGTGGACGCCGCTGACGACGATGGCAGCGCCATCGGCGACACGCATGGCCGACCGCAGCTCGCCGACGAAGTCGGAGAATCCGGGGGTATCAAGGGCATAGACCGTCTTGCCCCTATAGGTGAGCGTGGCCAGAGAGGTATTGATCGAGATCTGACGCTTCTGCTCTTCGGGCGTGAAGTCCGAAACGGTGTTGCCGTCTTCGATCTTCCCCATGCGCGTCACCGCGCCCGTGTTGAAGAGCATGGCCTCGGTGAGCGATGTCTTGCCCGCCCCGCCATGAGCGGCGATCGCGATGCTACGAATATCCTCCGGCTTGCGTGTCCCCATAAATGATTCCCCCTCTGTCTGCGATGGTTTGCGATACGGGACGAAACCTACAGGTAAACGGTGAGAGTATCCAAGGCCTTATATTACGCACCTGTGACGAAAAGGTCAATTAGAGTATACAACCAGCCGATCCCATGAAAAGCCCCGAACACAGGCCGCGTCTTCGCCTCGCGCGAGACCACTCCCTCCGGAGGACAGCGAAGACCGTCGCCCCATCCCGCAGGGGAAGAAGGCCTTCCCCTGCAAAGGCGACATCGCAACCGAGACGCCCCGAGCCGGAGTTCCCTCGGCCAGCCTCATCGGCTTCGACGGGAAGAGATTGCCCCGGGCTCTCTCAGGAATCCTTCCCGCGAGAGCCGCTGTCGACAAAACCTCGCTCCATGGCCTTTTCCACGTCGACAAAGCGGGCCATGGCCGTCTTCATTCTCCTGAAAGCGAACTTCTCGTAGAAGGCCTCCTTCCCGGGCGAGGCGTAGAGAAGGACGTTCATGGCAGTCAGCCTCTCCAGAAGGGCCTCGACGACGGCCCGCCCCAATCCCCTTCCCTAATAGTCGGGGCAGACGGCCACATCGTAGAGAGCCGCCTGATAGGCCCCGTCGGAGAGGGCCCGCCCTAAGGCGACGAGGCGCTCTCCGTCGTAGAAAAAGACGGTGACGGCGCTGTTTCGGAAGGCCCTCTCGTGGCGCTCGGCCTCGAAGGAGGCCATGGCCGCCTCCTTCAGAAGGTCCGCCACTTTCTGCCAGTCGACGCCGTCGGCATCGAAAGTCTTTCTGAAAATCATCTTCGATTACCCTCCATCCTTCTTACGAATCTACCCTGAGGCTTTCTTCCGCAAGGTCTCTTTCGGACGACGCGGACCCCATCTCAGAACGATCGGACAGGGAGAGATCGGGAGCCAGCAAAAGCGTATAGGCCCAAGGGGAACCGAAAAAGGCCCTTTCGATGAAACCCGCCGAAGAGGCCAGTCGGCGCACCTCTTCCCGCCCCTGGAAATGGGGGTCGGCGATCACCTCGGACAGGCAGAGAAGGCCCTCCCTCTTCAGTCCTCGGCGCATTTCCCCAAGGGCCCCCTCCCTATCGGGAATTTCGCCCAAGACGGCCACGAGGAGGATCCTGTCGAAACGGCCCGGATCGACCTTTCCCTCTCCTGCCTCGCCTCGGACATAGGCGACGTTGGAAAGGCCCTCGTTCTCGGCCCGAACCCGAACCCGGTCGAGCATGGCCTGCTGCATATCGAAGGCGACGACCGAACCTCCCTCCCTGAGAGCCCGGGCCAGAGGCAGGGTGAGGCGGCCGGGGCCGCAGCCGAAATCGAGAACCGTCATGGTCGGATTCAGATCGAGCGCTTCGATGATCGACGACGACCGGTGGTTCCGAAAAAAAGGATTCTCCATCTCCACCATCCACCCCAACCAAGCCGGGCAGGGAAGGGAGACGCGGCGCGAGCGGCGCCGCCAGACGAGGGAAAACAGGAGGACAAACGCGACCGTCGCAAGAAGAAGGAAGACCAGGACAGGACCGCTCCTTTCGGAATATCTGAAATTTCCGGCAGGGGCAAGGACGTCCGACGAAGGCCCGGAGGCAGGCGAAAAGCGGCCCTCTCCCGGAAGATCCTCACCGGGAGGACCGTTTCCCCTGGAAGAACACCCTCCGTCGTCGTCAAGAAGGGGCATGCCTTTTCTCTGCCGCCTTTGCCGGGAGAGGACCGGAGAGGGGCAGGAATCCTTTCAGGGCCGCCCCCCCATGAAAGCAAAAAGTCCCCGGGCAGCTCCCCTGTGGGGCGAGCCGTCCGAGGACCGAGTTCACGCGATCGGCCTTCAGATCAGCTTCCGCTTCAGAACGGCCTCGACCTGGACGGCGTCGGCCTGACCGCGGATCTCGCGCATGACGAGGCCCTGGAGGAACTTGATCTTCTTGCCCTTGAGATCCTTGCCGCTCCGGACGGCCTCGACGGCCTCGACGGCCTCGACGTTGGCCGCGAGGATCGTCTCGACGATCTCCTCCAGGCGGGATCCGGAGACCTGACCGGAGACGACGCCCGTAGCGGCCATGGCCGCCTCCAGAGGCGATCCGTCACGGACCATGACGTCGAAGACGTCCTTGGCTGCCGTCGTCGAGAGCCCCTTGCCTTCGACGAGGACGAGGAGGGCCGCCAGATTTTCGGCCTTGAGGGGAAAGGCCTCCAGAGAGATTCTCTTTTCGTTGAGGACTCGGAGGACTTCGGTGCGAACCCAGTTGGCGGCGCGCCTGGCCTCGGCACCGGCCCGGACGCAGCCGTCGAGGTAGGCCACGGCGGCTGCGCTTTCGGCGATGACCTTGGCGTCTTCCGCTCCCAGTCCGTAGGCGTCGACGAGGCGACGCTCGGCCTCCCAGGGAAGTTCGGGCATGGCCGACCGGACCCTCTCGAGACGATCTCTGTCGACGATAAGGGGGGGAAGATCGGGATCGGGGAAGTAACGGTAGTCGTGGGCCTCCTCCTTGCTCCTCATGGAACGGGTCTTTCCCTCGCCATCGTCCCAGTGGCGCGTCTCCTGGCGGATCTCGCCTCCCTCGGAGAGGACCTTCCGCTGGCGTCCCTCCTCGTATTCGAGAGCCCGTTCGAGGGCCCGAAGCGAGTTCATGTTCTTGATCTCGACCCGGGAGCCCCAGCGGCCGTCGGAGACCTTCTGAGAGATGTTGGCGTCGACGCGGAGCGATCCCGACTCCATGTCTCCGTCGGAGACGGCCAGGTAACGGACGAGACGGCGGATCTGCTCCGTGTAGAGCCGGGCGTGGGCCGGACAGGTCATGTCGGGCTCGGAGACGATCTCCAGGAGCGGCACGCCGCCGCGGTTGTAGTCGACCAGGGAGTGGGCCGCTCCGGCCAGACGGCCGTCGGAGCTGGGATGGACGAGCTTGCCGGCGTCCTCCTCCAGATGGGCCCTCGTGATGGCCACGCGCACCGTCTCGCCCTCGTCGTCGGTGAAGGAGACGAGCCCTCCGGCGCAGATGGGCAGGTCGTACTGGCTGATCTGATAATCCTTGGAGAGGTCGGGGTAGAAGTAGTTCTTGCGGTGAAAGCGCGTCGCCTCCTGGACCTTCGAGCCGAGGGCGAGGCCCACGCGGGCCGCCAGCTCGACGGCCCTGCCGTTGACGACGGGGAGGGCTCCCGGCTGGCCCAGGCAGACGGGGCAGACGTTGCTGTTGGGACGGGCGCCGATGTAGTTCGTCGAGCAGGAGCAAAAGAGCTTCGTCTTCGTCGCCAGCTGGACGTGGATCTCAAGTCCGATGACAGTCTGGAAGGTGAGGGCCATCAGAGGTCACCTCCTGCGATTCGGGGCAGGCCCAGTCTTTTCTCGATGACGGCGGCGGCACCGAAGATCTCCATCTCGCCGAAACGGGGTCCCATGAGTTGAACCCCCACGGGAAGGCCTCCGCTGTAGCCGCCGTTGAGAGAGAGGGCCGGCAGTCCGGCCATGTTGGCCGGCAACGTGAAGAGGTCGCTCATGTACATCTTGATGGGATCGCCCATGTTCTCCCCCTTCCTGAAGGGAAGAGTGGGCGTCGTCGGCGTCAGGAGAAGGTCCACCTCGGAGAAGGCCCTCTCGAACTCGTCTTTGAGAATGCTGACGACCTTGAGGGCCCTGTTGTAATAGGCGTCGTAGTAGCCCGAGCTGAGGACGTAGGTCCCCGTCAGGAGGCGGCGTTTCACCTCGGGACCGAAGCCGAGACGGCGCGTCCTGAAATAGAGTTCGAGAAGCCCCTCGGCCTGGGCCGAGAGACCGTAGCGGACGCCGTCGAAGCGGGCCAGGTTCGAGCTGGCCTCGGCGGGGGCGATGATGTAGTAGCAGGCCAGGGCGTGTTTCATCGTCGGGAGAGAGACGTCGACGATCTCGGCGCCGGCCGACCGGAGAAGATCGGCGACGTCCTTCAAGGTCGCGTCGATGGCCCCGTCGATCTCGTAGGCGGAAAACTCCTTCACGAGACCGATCTTCTTGCCCTTCAGCGATTCCGTCTCGAGGGCACTCAGGAAAGCGGGCCTGGGACGGCGACTGCATGTGCCGTCACGCTCGTCGGGGCGGGCGACGACCTCCATGGCCAGGAGGAGGTCCTCGAGGCTGCGGGAAAAGGGACCGATCTGGTCGAGGGAACAGGCGAAGGGAACGAGGCCGTAGCGGCTCACCATGCCGTAAGTGGGTTTGAAGCCGTAGACGCCGCAGAAGGCGGCGGGCTGGCGAATGGACCCTCCCGTGTCGCTGCCGAAGGTGAGGGGGGCATAACCGGCGGCACAGGCCGCCGCGCTGCCGCCCGAGCTCCCTCCGGGAACGCGCTGGGGATCCCAGGGATTGGACGTGGTGAAGAAGGCCGAATGCTCCGTCGAGCTGCCCATGGCGAATTCGTCCATATTGGCCTTGCCGATGAGGATCGCACCGGCCTCTTCGAGGTAGCGGACGACGGAGGCATCGTAGGGAGGAACCCACTGTTCGAGCATGCGGCTCGAACAGGTCGTGCGGACGCCACGGGTACAGAAGTTGTCCTTGACGATGACGGGAACGCCCGTCAGGGGGCCGGTCTTCTCTCCTCTGTCGAGGGCGATGTCGAGGGCGGCAGAGCGGGAGCGGGCTTCCTCTCTCATGGGCGTCACCAGGGCCGACAGGGCCGGCTCCATCCTCTCCAACCGGCTCAGATGAGCCTCGACGACTTCGGAGACGGAGAACTTCCCTTCCCTTACGGCCCGGGCCAGATCGGCGGCGGAACGTTCAAAGAGCTTCATCGTCAGGCCTCCTCCAGAATCCGGGGGACGCGGAAGAAGTCGTCGTCTCTGTCGGGTGCCTGGGCCAGGGCTCCTTCCCGGTTGTCCCAGACGACGACGACATCCTCCCGCCAGGGGGGAATGTCGGCGACGACGTCGACGACATCGCCGACATGGGAAACGTCCACTTCCTGCAGGCTCTCGAAGTGTCCCATGATGGCGTTGAAATGCCCCGCCAGGGCCGAGACTTCCTCCGCCTCCACTTCGAGGCGGGCCAGCCGGGCCACATGCCTCACTTCGTCTTCCGTGATGGCCATAAGATTCCCTCCTTTATCGTGGATCGTGATTCTCCACCGTAACCTCTTTTTCCCCCTCCGGCGCGGTCGACCGGAAAAGGTCTTCCGCCTCGCCGACGAGGCGCCAGAAAGTCTCCTCGTCGACGATCGCCGCCGAGGCGGCGCGGGCCTTGTCGAGCTTGCCGCCCGCCTTCTCTCCGGCGACGACGAGGAAGGTCTTGGCGCTGACGCTCGACGAGGGAAGGGCGCCGAGGGCTCGGACTCTCTCCTCCGCCTCGGCCCGGGTAGCCCGCTGAAGCTCGCCGGTGAAGACGACGCGTCTCCCCTCCCAGGGAAGGGGGACCGAGGCGGCCCGGCGTGCCTCCGAGGTGCGCAGGCCCAGTCGGGCCAGGCGATCGAGCGTGCGCCGATTGGCCTCGTCGGCAAAGAAGGCCGCCACCGAGGCGGCGATGACGGGTCCCACGCCGTCGACGTCGGCCAGAGTCTCTTCGGAGGCGGCGGCCAGGGCCTCGACGGAGCCGAAGGCCTGAGCGAGGATCTCGGCCACGCGGGCCCCGGCGTAGCGGATGCCCAGGGCAGCCAGGAGACGGGCCAGGGGGCGCTTTTTCGAGGTCTCCAGGGCCTGGATGATGTTCGATGCCGACTTCTCCCCCATCCGTTCCAGCATGAGAAGTTTTTCCCTGTCCAGCTCGTAGAGGTCGGCCAGGGTCGTCACGAGCCCCCTGTCAACGAGCTGGGCCACGATCTTCTCTCCCAGGCCCCGGATATCCATGGCGCCTCGGGAGGCGAAGTGGCGCAGCCCCTCGCGGAGCTGAGCCGGACAGGAGCGATTGGGGCAGCGGAGAACCGCCTCGCCGGGAAGGCGGACGGAAGAGGCGCCGCAGACGGGACACCTCTCGGGAAGGCGGAAGGGCCTCTCGCTGCCGTCGCGGGCCTCGACGTCGACGGCGACGATTTCGGGGATGATCTCACCGGCCTTGCGGACGATGACCCGATCGCCGATTCGGACGTCCTTGCGATCCACCTCGTCCTGATTGTGAAGGCTGGCCCTCTGGACGACGGAGCCCGAGAGAGGGACCGGATCGAGAAGGGCCACGGGGGTGAGGGCACCGGTGCGCCCCACGGAGACGATGATCTCCCTGATCCGCGTCTTCTTCTCCTCCGGGGGATACTTGAAGGCCAGGGCCCAGCGGGGCGTCTTGGCCGTCGCGCCCAGAGTCTCCCAGGCGGCGATGTCATCCACCTTGAGGACGGCGCCGTCGGTGACGTAGGGAAGGGAAAAGCGTTCCTCTTTCCACCGCTCCAGGTAGGCCAGGGCCTCGTCGCCGTCGCGGCAGAGGGCGTGACCGGGCTGGACGGGGAAACCCAGCTCGCGGAGACGCTCCAGGACCGCGCTCTGGCTCGTCAGACCCTGAAGAGGGGCCTCGACGATCTGGTAGAGATAGACCGAAAGGCGGCGCGAGGCCGTCACGGCCGGATCGAGCTGGCGCAGGCTCCCGGCGGCGGCGTTGCGCGGGTTGGCGAAAAGGGGGAGCTCCTCCTCCTCCCTCTCGGCGTTGAGGGAGGCGAAGTCCTCTTTTTTCATGTAGACCTCGCCCCTCACTTCGAGCCGCCCCGGCAGAGCCTCGCGGAGGCGCAGGGGAAGGGAGCGGATCGTCCTGAGGTTGGAGGTCACGTCCTCGCCGAAGCGGCCGTCACCGCGGGTCAGGCCGCGGACGAAACGCCCCTCCTCGTAGAGGAGGGAGACGGCAAGGCCGTCGATCTTGAGCTCGCCGGACAGAGGAGGCAGGCGGCCCAGGGTCCGCTCGACGCGGGCCAGAAAGGCCCGGACGTCCTCCTCGGAGAAGCCGTTTTCCAGGCTCAGCATGGGCGCGGCGTGTTCGACCTTCTCGAAGCCCTCGACGGGCCTGCCGCCGACGCGGCGCGTCGGCGAGTCGGGTTCGACGAGGTCGGGCCAGGCCCTTTCGAGCCCGAGAAGCTCGGTCATGAGGGAATCATAGACATCGTCGGAGATCTCGGGCCTGTCCAGGACGTAGTAGAGGTGTTCGTGGCGGGCCAGCTCCTCCCGGAGGATCGCGATCCTCCGGGAGGCCTCGCCGCGGCTCGGAACGGTCACGGTCTCCCCCTAGTCTCGGGGGCGCATGGTGGGAAAGAAGATGACGTCCCTGATGGAGCGGGAGTTGGTCAGGAACATGACGAGGCGGTCGATGCCGATGCCCAGGCCACCCGTGGGAGGCAGACCGTACTCGAGGGCGTTGATGAAGTCCTCGTCGAAGGCGTGGGCCTCGTCGTCCCCGGCCTCCTTCTTCTGGAGCTGATCCATGAAACGTCCCCTCTGATCGATGGGATCGTTGAGCTCGCTGAAGGCGTTGGCCACTTCCTTGCCGTAGACGAAGAGCTCGAAGCGGTTCGTGAAATCGGGCTCGTCTGGGTTCCTCTTGGCCAGAGGGGAGATTTCCGTCGGATGGCCGAGGACGAAGGTGGGCTGGATGAGCTTTTCCTCGACGAACTCCTCGAAGAGCTTGGAGAGGACGATGAAGCGGCTCTCGTCGCCCTTGATCTCGATGTGGCGCCTTTTGGCCTCGGATCGGGCCTCGTCGTCGCTCTTCCAGGCGTGGAAGTCGACGCCGCAGTGTTCGCGGACGAGATCGACCATGGTGCCCCTCCGAAAGGGACGTTCGAAGGAGATCTCCGTCCCCTGGTAGTCGACGACGCGGCTCCCCACGGCATCGGCGCAGGCCGAGATGATCTCCTCGGTGAGATTCATCATGTCCTCGTAGTTCGCGTAGGCCCAGTAGACCTCCATGGCCGTGAACTCCGGGTTGTGCATGGCGTCGATGCCCTCGTTGCGGAAGTTCTTGCCGATCTCGTAGACGCGGCCCATCATGCCCACGATGAGGCGCTTCAGGTAGAGCTCGGTGGCGATGCGGAGATACATATCCAGACCGAGGGCGTTGTGATAGGTGACGAAGGGACGGGCATTGGCCCCTCCGGCGAGGGGAGACAGAGTCGGCGTCTCCACCTCGAGGGTCCCGTGGGCCTCCAGGACGCGGCGGAAGGTGGCGATGATGAGGCTCCGCTTGCGGAAGACGTCACGCACCTCGGGGTTGGCGATGAGGTCGACGTAGCGCCGGCGGTAGCGCGTCTCCGTGTCCTTCAGGCCATGCCATTTCTCCGGCAGAGGGCGAAGGGCCTTGGAGAGAAGCTTGAAGGAGTCGACCTGGAGGGAGAGCTCGCCCCGTCGGGTCCGGAAAGGATGGCCCACGACGCCGACGAAATCCCCGCTGTCGACCCATTTCTTGAAGAAACCGTACGACTCCTCGCCCAGGGCGTCGACCTGAAAGTAGAGCTGCAGCGTCGCCGTCTCGTCGCCGACGGTGAGGAAAGAGGCCTTGCCGTGCTTGCGAACGGTGAGGACCCGTCCGGCGGTGACGAGGCGGTCTTCGACGTGCTCGTCCTCCTTCAGATGGGCGAAGTTCCGGGCCACTTCGGCCAGAGTCGTCTCCCTCTCCCAGCGATCGACGAGAAAGGGGTCGTACCCCTCTTCCCGGCGCAGGCGGTCGAGCTTCTCCATCCTCTGGCGGTAGACTTCATTCTCCTCTTCCAGAGTCCATTCCATCTCTTTCGGTTCCGACATCCTTAAACGCTCTCCTTTCGCGCCCCGGAAGGGGGCACAGGACCTGACGGCAGGCATCCTTCACGCAGCGTCTCATATCGAAAAAGGCTCCGCCCCTCGATGAGGCGAGAGGAGAGCCCCTCCCAGGTCATCTCGACGGCCACGGCGCGGCGGAAGGCCGATGCGCCGGTAAACCCTTTAAACATACAGGAGACGAACCGCTTGAGCAAGACGAGGGCAAAGCGTTCTCCCTCCTGATCGAGCAGAGCCCGGCCCATCTCCATCAGAAGGTCCAGTTCCCTCTCCGGCGCCGGGACGAGCAGGCTTTCGTCGACGTCGTATCCCAATGCAGCCAAGGCCCTGGGGACGAGGAAGGGATCGCGCAGAATCCCCCGGGCCAGGAAGACGCCGACGCAGCCTCCGTCAAGATAGCTTCGGATCGCCTCGACGGAGAAGACATCGCCGCTGGCGCTCACCCGGCCCGGGAAGGCCCGGGCGAGGGAGAGGACGGCCTCTCTGTCGGCGACGCCCTCGTAGCGTTGGGCCGCCGTACGGCCGTGAAGGGTCAGGTGATCGGCGCCGGCCTCGATGAGAGCGGCGGCGAAATCCTCCGTCGCCAGGGGGTGAAGCGCCGTCGTCTTCCTCAGCTTGACCCAGAGGGGAAGGCCCAGATCGGAAAGGCGAAGAACCATCTCCCGGGCCCTTTGGGGCACCTCGAGAAGGCGGGCCCCCGATCCCTTGCGGAAGACCTTGGGCATGGGACAGGCCATATTGAGCCCCAGGGCGTCGAAACCGCCCACGGCCAGAGCCCGCCGGGCCCCCCTCTCGACGAGAAGGGGGTCGTCGCCGAAAAGCTGCATGACCAGAGGCCGGTCCCGCCCGTCGGGAGAGGCCACCATGGCCTCCGTCTTTTTGTTGGACATGACGATCCCGGCGGCGCTGACCATCTCCGTATGGGTCAGGGCCACGCCGAGGCGGCGAAAGAAGGCGCGCACGGCCGGGACGGTGACGCCGGCCAAAGGGGCCAGCCAGAGGGGGTTGGCCAGGTCGAGGCCGCCGACGGCCAGCCTGGCGTGACCAAGAGGGAAGCCTTCTGTCATGAACGAGGGACCCCGTTCCGTTCGTAGAGGATGCGGAGCCCCTCCAGCGTGAGCCAGGGATCGACGGTCTCGATCGTCTCCGAATGGGCGGCCACGGCCGAGGCCAGCCCTCCCGTGGCGATGACCGTCGTCTTCCGCCCCAAGGCATCCCAGATGCGCCGGACGAGGCCGTCGACAAGGCCGGCGTTGCCGTAGAGAATGCCGGCCTGAATCGATTCCATCGTCGTCCTTCCGATGACGCTCGAAGGGGCCTCGAGGGCGATCTTGGGCAGCTTGGCCGTCCGGCCGAAGAGGGCCTCCATGCTCGTCATGAGTCCCGGCGCGATGGCCCCGCCGAGATAGACGCCCTTGGCGTCGATGACGTTAAGCGTGATGGCCGTCCCGAAGTCGGCGATGACGAGGGGAGCCCCGTAGCGGGCCACGCCGGCCACGGCATCGACGATCCTGTCGGCACCCACCTCGTGAGGGGCACCGTAGCCGATGACGATGCCCAGATCGAGATCGGTCGAGACCTTGAGGCAGGTCCGTCCCAGATAACGGTCGATTCCCTCCGAGAAGGCCCCGTCGAGGGGGGGCACGACGGAGGCCATGATGGCGCCGTCGATGGATCGGGGATCGATGTCGGCCGTGCGGAGCAGGTTGAGCAGGTAGATGCCGACTTCGTCGGCCGTGTGACGCTCCGACATGAGGCGCCAATGGGATTTCAGTTTGGAGCCGTCGAAGACGCCTACGGTGGTGTTCGTGTTGCCCACGTCGATCACGAGAAGCATCGTCTATCCCTCCTGAAGAGGGCCGGGAAGAGCCCGGCCTCGTGTGGCACCTTTTTTAAAGAGAAGTCGCGCAGAAAAGGGTCAGGGCCAAAGCGGCCGCCAGGGAACGCGGGGGACCGACGCCGACTTTGCGGGCCAGAAGCAGAAAGAGGACGAAGGTCCCGGCGGCGTAGATCAAAGCCGAGAAGGTCACCTCTCCCACCAAGAGGTTCGCCGCCCCGTCGGCAGCCCGAGCCCAGAGGGCGAAGAGGTCTTCACCGAAACGGGCCGCCGCCGCGCCGCCGCGCCAGCCCGCCAGGACCGGCAGGGCCGCCAGAGAGGCCAGAGGCAGGAGAAAGGCAAAAAGGGGCAGCGCGACCAGATTGAGGACGATTCCGGCCAGGGGCACGACGCCGAAGACCTCGGCGGCGACGGGAGCCGTCGTGAGCCAGACGAGGGGACCGGCCAGAAAAGCCGTTCCCTTGCCCCAATCAGGCAGGGCCGTCAGAGTGAGAACAGCCGTCATGGAAAGACGCCACCCCACGTCCCAGAACCACCAGGGACGCCAGGCCAGAAGGATCAGCCCCGCCAGGGCGACGGCGTTCACTCCGCCTCCCCGCCGTCCCATCTGCCTTCCCTGGAGGTAGAGCTGGACCATCAGGGCCGCCCTGACGGCGCTGGCCGGAGCGCCCGCCAGGAAGACATAGGCCCAGACGAGGGCAGAGGCGACGACGAGCCCCACCGTCGACGGCCCGGCGAAAAGCAGGATCGCCGAGGCGACGAGGCCGACATGAAAGCCCGAGACGGCCAGAAGATGCGACGTTCCCCAGCGCCGGTGGGCTCGGGCCAGATCGGGGTCGCGTCCGCCCGTCCAGGCCGCCAGCAGGTGGCCTCTCATGAGAGGCGGCAGCTTCAGAAGAAGGGCCGCCTCGATCCGGGCTCGCCGCCAGGCCCAACCGCTCTTTCCGTCAAGGAGACGCCACCGGCCGGGTCGGAGCTCGCCCTCGATTCCTCGGGCCCTGGCCCAGCGGGAGAAGTCGAAAGACTCCCCCTCTCGAGCCTTTCGGAGAGGAAGGACCTCCCCTTCGACGTCGAGGTGCGATCCTGCCCCGACGACCTGTCGAGGCGGGACGAAGGCGGCCAGCCGAAGGCCTCCCCCTTCGACGACGACGAGGCGCCGCTTCCCCCAGGGACGTTCGGAGAGGACCGTGACCTCGCCTTCGTAACGGGGCGGGAGTGAGGGCTCGGCCAGACGATGCAGGAAGAGGACCGCCCCTCCCAAAGAGAGGAGAAGGACGAGGAGGGCCGGGCGGAACGCCCAGCCCTCGAAGCCGTCGCTGCCCAGAAGAAGGAGGCCCACAGGGGCCAGAAGGGCCGCCGCGACGACGGCTCCCGGCGGAAGTCCCCTGCCGAGGAAGGTCAGGGCCAGGCTCCAGGCCGCCAGGACGACGAGGGCCGGCGCCTTGACGAGAAAGGTCACGGCCCGACGGTGACGAAAGGACGGATCGATTCGAGCTTGCCGTCGCCGATGCCCCGGA
The DNA window shown above is from Aminithiophilus ramosus and carries:
- a CDS encoding class I SAM-dependent methyltransferase; its protein translation is MENPFFRNHRSSSIIEALDLNPTMTVLDFGCGPGRLTLPLARALREGGSVVAFDMQQAMLDRVRVRAENEGLSNVAYVRGEAGEGKVDPGRFDRILLVAVLGEIPDREGALGEMRRGLKREGLLCLSEVIADPHFQGREEVRRLASSAGFIERAFFGSPWAYTLLLAPDLSLSDRSEMGSASSERDLAEESLRVDS
- the gatB gene encoding Asp-tRNA(Asn)/Glu-tRNA(Gln) amidotransferase subunit GatB, with the translated sequence MALTFQTVIGLEIHVQLATKTKLFCSCSTNYIGARPNSNVCPVCLGQPGALPVVNGRAVELAARVGLALGSKVQEATRFHRKNYFYPDLSKDYQISQYDLPICAGGLVSFTDDEGETVRVAITRAHLEEDAGKLVHPSSDGRLAGAAHSLVDYNRGGVPLLEIVSEPDMTCPAHARLYTEQIRRLVRYLAVSDGDMESGSLRVDANISQKVSDGRWGSRVEIKNMNSLRALERALEYEEGRQRKVLSEGGEIRQETRHWDDGEGKTRSMRSKEEAHDYRYFPDPDLPPLIVDRDRLERVRSAMPELPWEAERRLVDAYGLGAEDAKVIAESAAAVAYLDGCVRAGAEARRAANWVRTEVLRVLNEKRISLEAFPLKAENLAALLVLVEGKGLSTTAAKDVFDVMVRDGSPLEAAMAATGVVSGQVSGSRLEEIVETILAANVEAVEAVEAVRSGKDLKGKKIKFLQGLVMREIRGQADAVQVEAVLKRKLI
- the gatA gene encoding Asp-tRNA(Asn)/Glu-tRNA(Gln) amidotransferase subunit GatA; this encodes MKLFERSAADLARAVREGKFSVSEVVEAHLSRLERMEPALSALVTPMREEARSRSAALDIALDRGEKTGPLTGVPVIVKDNFCTRGVRTTCSSRMLEQWVPPYDASVVRYLEEAGAILIGKANMDEFAMGSSTEHSAFFTTSNPWDPQRVPGGSSGGSAAACAAGYAPLTFGSDTGGSIRQPAAFCGVYGFKPTYGMVSRYGLVPFACSLDQIGPFSRSLEDLLLAMEVVARPDERDGTCSRRPRPAFLSALETESLKGKKIGLVKEFSAYEIDGAIDATLKDVADLLRSAGAEIVDVSLPTMKHALACYYIIAPAEASSNLARFDGVRYGLSAQAEGLLELYFRTRRLGFGPEVKRRLLTGTYVLSSGYYDAYYNRALKVVSILKDEFERAFSEVDLLLTPTTPTLPFRKGENMGDPIKMYMSDLFTLPANMAGLPALSLNGGYSGGLPVGVQLMGPRFGEMEIFGAAAVIEKRLGLPRIAGGDL
- the gatC gene encoding Asp-tRNA(Asn)/Glu-tRNA(Gln) amidotransferase subunit GatC, which produces MAITEDEVRHVARLARLEVEAEEVSALAGHFNAIMGHFESLQEVDVSHVGDVVDVVADIPPWREDVVVVWDNREGALAQAPDRDDDFFRVPRILEEA
- the ligA gene encoding NAD-dependent DNA ligase LigA, translated to MTVPSRGEASRRIAILREELARHEHLYYVLDRPEISDDVYDSLMTELLGLERAWPDLVEPDSPTRRVGGRPVEGFEKVEHAAPMLSLENGFSEEDVRAFLARVERTLGRLPPLSGELKIDGLAVSLLYEEGRFVRGLTRGDGRFGEDVTSNLRTIRSLPLRLREALPGRLEVRGEVYMKKEDFASLNAEREEEELPLFANPRNAAAGSLRQLDPAVTASRRLSVYLYQIVEAPLQGLTSQSAVLERLRELGFPVQPGHALCRDGDEALAYLERWKEERFSLPYVTDGAVLKVDDIAAWETLGATAKTPRWALAFKYPPEEKKTRIREIIVSVGRTGALTPVALLDPVPLSGSVVQRASLHNQDEVDRKDVRIGDRVIVRKAGEIIPEIVAVDVEARDGSERPFRLPERCPVCGASSVRLPGEAVLRCPNRSCPAQLREGLRHFASRGAMDIRGLGEKIVAQLVDRGLVTTLADLYELDREKLLMLERMGEKSASNIIQALETSKKRPLARLLAALGIRYAGARVAEILAQAFGSVEALAAASEETLADVDGVGPVIAASVAAFFADEANRRTLDRLARLGLRTSEARRAASVPLPWEGRRVVFTGELQRATRAEAEERVRALGALPSSSVSAKTFLVVAGEKAGGKLDKARAASAAIVDEETFWRLVGEAEDLFRSTAPEGEKEVTVENHDPR
- the lysS gene encoding lysine--tRNA ligase, whose translation is MSEPKEMEWTLEEENEVYRQRMEKLDRLRREEGYDPFLVDRWERETTLAEVARNFAHLKEDEHVEDRLVTAGRVLTVRKHGKASFLTVGDETATLQLYFQVDALGEESYGFFKKWVDSGDFVGVVGHPFRTRRGELSLQVDSFKLLSKALRPLPEKWHGLKDTETRYRRRYVDLIANPEVRDVFRKRSLIIATFRRVLEAHGTLEVETPTLSPLAGGANARPFVTYHNALGLDMYLRIATELYLKRLIVGMMGRVYEIGKNFRNEGIDAMHNPEFTAMEVYWAYANYEDMMNLTEEIISACADAVGSRVVDYQGTEISFERPFRRGTMVDLVREHCGVDFHAWKSDDEARSEAKRRHIEIKGDESRFIVLSKLFEEFVEEKLIQPTFVLGHPTEISPLAKRNPDEPDFTNRFELFVYGKEVANAFSELNDPIDQRGRFMDQLQKKEAGDDEAHAFDEDFINALEYGLPPTGGLGIGIDRLVMFLTNSRSIRDVIFFPTMRPRD
- a CDS encoding tRNA dihydrouridine synthase translates to MTEGFPLGHARLAVGGLDLANPLWLAPLAGVTVPAVRAFFRRLGVALTHTEMVSAAGIVMSNKKTEAMVASPDGRDRPLVMQLFGDDPLLVERGARRALAVGGFDALGLNMACPMPKVFRKGSGARLLEVPQRAREMVLRLSDLGLPLWVKLRKTTALHPLATEDFAAALIEAGADHLTLHGRTAAQRYEGVADREAVLSLARAFPGRVSASGDVFSVEAIRSYLDGGCVGVFLARGILRDPFLVPRALAALGYDVDESLLVPAPERELDLLMEMGRALLDQEGERFALVLLKRFVSCMFKGFTGASAFRRAVAVEMTWEGLSSRLIEGRSLFRYETLREGCLPSGPVPPSGARKESV